The Halichondria panicea chromosome 8, odHalPani1.1, whole genome shotgun sequence DNA segment CATccttgtgcatgcacacattaaaCACTTATTGCTAGCTAGTGTGATATAAACTTAAATAGAGGTAAAAGGTATCATATGATGCCGTGAATATAACCTCAAACCAGCCCCTCCACCACATCTGCAATGAATAATTCTGCAACAATTACAGTTAAAGGACAGTAAGATCATTGCATGGTTCAGCTAATGTGTTTAAAATTCCTTGCACACAGAGGGGACATCGAACACTTTAGGGTCGGAGATAGTAGCATTGAAGCTCATGAAATGGAATTCCATAGAGTGGGAGATGTCTTCCTGTACGGTGAAGTAGACAGGCACATTAGGATTGCCTGGGGCTACAGCCAGCTCCAAATTTCCGTTAGCGTCCTGCACAAACAAAGGGATATACATTTGCCACTTGATAAATAGTATTTAGGGCAATCTACTCACACTTTTCCATATGTCATAATTCATTTCTTTGATTTTCTTCTGCCCCCCGTATGTTGCTGACTTAACCCATTCGAAGAATGGATGCAGTTTAAAGGTGACATTATGGCTCTGAGAATCACAGTGTTCATCACCCTCACCCTCCTGCCTGCATATGAAACACATACACTATATAGCTTATAATAAGCTACCGTATAGGCTCGTGATAGTaccagccggttctcattAGTAACGTGGGAGGGAGATAACTCACGGTACTGTATCACAAGACTAGCTACTGTAGACGCTATTCGTTGATAATAATTAAGCGCCACTCACGAGTGTTAAgcttatagctacatgcagctCTATTGATCTCTTACTTTTTGTTTAGCAATTAACTATAGCAGTCTAGTATCTATCCTTCAGCAGCTAGGTCTccaaactatataattattgtgtcctCTAACAATGCTGTCAAAAGCAAAGGTATAAGCTCaacagctgcatgcaaaaGGGCACAAGTTCTGCGTTTAACGTGTTTTACAAATGATGCACACCAACTTGTTAGGCGCTCTTCAATTATAGCGCTAATATTGTTCCTGTGCAGGCGGCGTAACTAGCAATGAGACAGAGGATCCCCTTGCCTCCTGTATTCAGTATATGAACTTcaacactgtaaaaacaaatgGGTTGAAATAACCCATTTTTGGTTGCCTGAATTGCAATTTTGCAATTCAGGCAACCAAAAATGGGTTATTTCAACCaatttgtttttacagtgaagtgtcatgtgactcgATCACCTCAGTAGCTTTTAATAGCTctgcatagctagctagcttctgaATAACTAGCCAactaggtataattatagtagaatGAGCAGAAAATGAGCTCTATCACTAGCTGTCTTGTTGATGAAGAATAGAGAGGTAAATAGCAGTTACTTCCATTTGCATGCACTTCTATGCGATAATGTGGTTTCCATTTTGCATGTTGCCTCCTTCCCATAAAATTTCTAGTTACGCCCCTGCTGGGGGATTATAGGGGACTCCACTTAATTGCGcgccatagatagagtagaagagggattggaaacggaagtgattcacgtaaTGTTTTACAACCAAGTCTATACGTAGtagctctgggaccatccttGTATCTCTTCACAACTATACCGCACAAGCTCAGGAAACTTCATTGCatatacatctcagagctacccccatgcATTACTGAAtaacatgccccctgatggtaGGTGTCatatacatctcagagctaccccattactgaataacatgccccctgatggtaGGTATCATATACAtatcagagctacccccatgcATTACTGAATAACATGCCCCCCTGCATGATGGTAGGTATTatatacatctcagagctacccccattactgaataacatgccccctgatggtaGGTATATCatttggaaacaaagaaaatataatctcgattgtcgtgaagtagcttgAGGTACACAGAGCACCTTTTCATGCTTATATAGTACTCCTATAGTATCCTATATGATAtagccaagggcgtatacagagaagagggcatgcaactcgccctattctcagaatcatccgacttcgtattgatTTAGAACTacccacaaaaacgcccacgcgtaacctttgaccgcacaaggtaaatcaaaagtcttttttatatctgtgttagctagctcgattgcagcatagtaaaactagttctcagcagcagtatggctcgtactagcagtgtcaaaggcaaaggcaaaccatccaacagttgcaactccaagaagatgaaacctaggtacaataaacctgtcttcctgagtctctggtcacttcttaacaatgcgcccagcacttaacttcccgctcgaaggagttgtcttggacctggctggactaggactggtcatggtaaaataatactgcactgttagctagctagcatgcccataattataactccgtaaataACACCACCCACTTGTTCACATtcgtatactggattctatttttagcatatccggtgtctgatacgaagtcggatgagtacgtagggtacatagtgagttgcatgccctcttctctacatgtatacgcccttgatatagctaaggctgtgtaactaagtagtgtgctgtgtcccaaatggcctcaagtagttgatgtttagcatcAGAACTGTTCGTGGACTTTTACAGACagctcatgaattattcatgttagAGGGCCCAATCCCTCTtttactctatctatgatcgTGCATGTGTCTATGGTAATACAATCATGCGATTACAGAAATCAGTTTAGGATCCCTGCATGGatgcatatacacacaaagaTTCGAGCTATAGACATACCCTGTGATGTAGTAGTCCATGTGACTGATTTTAGAGTCGTATCGGAATAGTGTCTCAGACGTTAACTTTCCCTGTTCGTCCGTGGATATTCCCACCATCATATGGTTGACATTGTCTAAACACATCAAAACTGTGCAAGAATAATTTTAAATGAAATGTGTGATGATGTAGCCTGCCGCTATACATTCACTCAAGAGTCCATATGTAAAACACATCTACTAGGCAtttatagatctagttctCTTACATTTGCCAGATTTAATGTTGTTAAAACCACCTTCCCCAGATCCACAGAAAGTCTGAGGTATGTTTGAAACAGGAGGGGTAGCACTGCACACTGCAACTAGACAGGCTACAAGGAGAATCTTCATCTTATAATTAGCTTTGCAGCAGAAcaagcaagtacatgtacatgtgctgtaTAGGTACATGTGCGGAGTTTGACTCCGGAAGTTTTGTGGTACCAGCAATGTGACAGTAAGAATACTTGTAGCATGGTTCAGCTAATGTGTTCATGGTTTCTTGCACACAGAGGGGACATCGAACACTTTAGGGTCAGAGATAGTAGCATTGAAGCTCATGAAATGGAGTTCCATAGGGTGGGAGAGGTCTTCCTGTATGATGAAGTAGACAGGCACATTAGGATTGCCTGGGGCTACAGCCAGCTCCAAATTCCCTTCAGCGTCCTGCACAAAGAAAGGGATATAAATTTGCCACTTGATAAATGGGCAATCTACTCACACTTTTCCATATGTCATAATTCATTTCTTTGATTTTCTTCTGCCCCCCGTATGTTGCTGACTTAACCCATTCGAAGAATGGATGCAGTTTATAGGTGACATTATGGCTCTGAGAGTCACAGTGTTCATCACCCTCACCCTCATGCCTGCATATAtgaaacacacactaactTGTAATAAGCTACCATAGCGAGCGTTTCAGTTATTCGTTGCATGATAATAAAATTAAGCACCACTCACGAGTGTTAAGCTTAGGTACAGCTCCATGTCGATCTTTTTGATTAGCAATCAGCTATAGCAGTCTAGTATCTATCCTTCAGCAGCTATAGGTCTccaaactatataattattgtgtcctCTAACAATACTGTCAAAAGCGAAGGTAAGCTCAACAGCTGTATGCAAAAGGGCACAAGTTCTGTGCTTAACGTATTTTACAAATGATGCACACCAACTTGTTAGGCGCTCTTCAATTATAGCGCTAATATTGTTCCTGTGCATGGGTGTAACTAGCTATGAGACAGAGGATGCCCTTGCCTCCTGTACTCAGTATGAACTTcaagtgtcatgtgactcgATCACCTCAGCAGGTTTTAATAGCTCTGGCTAGCTAACTTCTGGATAACTAGCCAACTTATAGTagaacgagtgttgcaagctgcgctgtgctaatgcctctcgccatgctatgctttcgctcaaaaagtattagagtgttatagtagGGAGAATAAGCTTTtttctataattaattttacacaaCCTATAGATATAATCACTTCTGCTAAttttaatatacatgtatatggtacCCTTGTAGTGTTTTGTAGCTTACCAGGACCTAAAGAAACAGAAAGTTGATTCTCTGCCAGGATTGTGGatgagtgcgcatgcgcattagaataaggggtgtgtctgcaagaggtctttagcagctcttttctgactcttgtagccaataaaaagctagcgctttagtaactcataagttgaatagaaactttgtatGAACAAATAATGCTACACTGaaaagactgcaacagccttcaatatgagtcaaactagccataactcgagaaagaagctttagtttgctaatccacgaatcaaaatccaagagaacgtggttagaagcctatagaagctgttagttttcgttgcattgcaatcattgagcagttacagctggaa contains these protein-coding regions:
- the LOC135339803 gene encoding uncharacterized protein LOC135339803 encodes the protein MYLYSTCTCTCLFCCKANYKMKILLVACLVAVCSATPPVSNIPQTFCGSGEGGFNNIKSGKFLMCLDNVNHMMVGISTDEQGKLTSETLFRYDSKISHMDYYITGQEGEGDEHCDSQSHNVTFKLHPFFEWVKSATYGGQKKIKEMNYDIWKSDANGNLELAVAPGNPNVPVYFTVQEDISHSMEFHFMSFNATISDPKVFDVPSVCKEF